A window of Vigna unguiculata cultivar IT97K-499-35 chromosome 4, ASM411807v1, whole genome shotgun sequence contains these coding sequences:
- the LOC114180469 gene encoding uncharacterized protein LOC114180469 produces MAAADGAAPPSPARLDGGGAMAAMAAAADVSQMDENEGADSWLRYYSENGEGGAKEEDGGGGSARLLLCERRWWLLVVTTGTRGGAGKLAEEICNGGGVTELRSCGRSAVVAEATRSVVARVKKMRCHGADDCCYSNGIVIANDKILVLEGEKSEMLSLVKKTFYSNKGIFLRELIINASNALDEIQFERLTKTNILNNDELIVRLIIHKANKTLSIIDNGIGMTKADLVDNLGVGFYSTYLVAHKVILTSKHNDHDQYIWESQPSSSCFLTTDINDQRLPRGTKITLFLKDDQSEYLEETTIKNLISKDCQQITHPIYLWSENTKDHWKLINIWLHDQEMDNKFVAQNLGKHLPDHLAFNILFKLSLKSLKRFGCICKSWALLLENPNFMNLFYNNFISNQNSYFDDSSLLLCLGPNYDQYNDESSLYSLFGMKFQNSTILNWPNPRIEGHSPGVYILGSSSINGIICLYLEATDIVYLWNPSTNECKVTAPSPVSDVQYDFDVVIEYEGFGYDIARDDYKVIRKIGYYAQGNLVENNHNEWEYDRFWEIYSLRSNSWRKLNIEFLNCQGINNRFYLEGMCHWLCNNGDEGYLVSFDISNEVCYTTLTPLDIPTKTYNDFNFCLVMRHLFLLNGSIALMSSYKDTTIFYVSILVEVGKKETWTKLFTIGPLPSLSFPIGTSNMGNILFETNDGELAWFDLRTNLIEKLGVNVQNRDCQIILYKKSLSNRRINT; encoded by the exons atgGCGGCTGCTGACGGCGCGGCTCCTCCTTCTCCGGCGAGGCTTGACGGTGGCGGAGCAATGGCTGCCATGGCTGCTGCTGCGGACGTTTCGCAG ATGGACGAGAATGAGGGTGCAGATTCGTGGTTGCGCTACTACAGCGAGAACG GTGAAGGTGGCGCgaaggaggaagatggtggtggtggaagcGCGAGGTTGCTGCTGTGCGAACGAAGATGGTGGCTGCTCGTCGTTACTACAGGAACTCGCGGTGGTGCGGGAAAGCTCGCGGAGGAGATCTGCAATGGAGGTGGCGTGACGGAACTGCGGAGTTGTGGCAGGTCTGCGGTGGTGGCGGAAGCTACGCGATCTGTGGTGGCGCGAGTGAAGAAGATGCGCTGTCACGGTGCTGATG ATTGTTGTTATTCCAATGGAATTGTAATCGCAAATGATAAGATCTTGGTGTTAGAAGGTGAGAAGAGCGAGATGTTGAGCTTGGTGAAGAAGACTTTCTATTCTAACAAAGGAATTTTTCTTCGTGAACTTATCATCAATGCTTCTAAT GCTTTGGATGAAATCCAATTTGAGAGGctcacaaaaacaaatattttaaataatgatgaACTAATTGTTAGATTAATCATTCACAAGGCTAACAAAACACTTTCTATCATCGACAATGGTATTGGCATGACCAAAGCAG atTTGGTCGATAATTTGGGTGTTGGCTTCTACTCTACTTATTTGGTTGCTCATAAGGTTATCCTCACCTCCAAGCATAATGACCATGACCAATATATTTGGGAATCTCAACCTAGTTCCTCTTGCTTTTTAACCACGGATATCAATGACCAACGACTCCCCAGGGGAACTAAAATTACCCTTTTCCTCAAGGATGATCAA TCAGAGTATTTGGAGGAGACCACCATCAAGAATCTCATTAGCAAAGATTGCCAACAAATTACCCATCCTATTTACCTTTGGAGCGAGAACACCAAAGACCATTGGAAACTTATTAACATTTGGTTGCACGACCAAGAGATGGACAATAAATTTGTGGCTCAAAATCTTGGCAAACACTTACCAGATCATCTTGCATTCAACATTCTTTTCAAATTGTCATTGAAATCTCTTAAAAGATTTGGATGCATATGCAAATCATGGGCTCTCTTGTTGGAAAATCCTAATTTCATGAACCTCTTTTACAATAACTTCATATCTAACCAAAACTCTTATTTTGATGATAGCTCTCTCCTACTATGCCTCGGTCCAAATTACGACCAATATAATGATGAGTCTTCCTTATATTCACTTTTTGGTATGAAGTTTCAGAATTCGACAATATTAAATTGGCCAAATCCACGTATAGAAGGTCATTCTCCTGGAGTTTATATTTTGGGTTCTTCTAGTATTAATGGAATTATTTGCCTCTACCTAGAAGCAACAGACATTGTGTATTTATGGAATCCTTCTACCAATGAATGTAAGGTCACTGCGCCCAGCCCAGTTTCGGATGTACAATATGATTTCGATGTTGTGATTGAATATGAAGGATTTGGTTATGATATTGCTAGAGATGATTATAAAGTGATTAGAAAAATAGGTTATTATGCACAAGGAAACTTGGTTGAAAATAATCATAACGAATGGGAATATGACCGGTTTTGGGAGATTTATAGCCTAAGAAGCAATTCTTGGAGGAAACTTAATATCGAATTTCTTAACTGTCAAGGTATTAATAATAGATTCTATTTAGAGGGAATGTGTCATTGGTTATGTAACAATGGCGATGAAGGATATTTGGTTTCGTTTGACATAAGCAATGAGGTATGTTATACAACCCTCACACCCTTAGATATACCCACAAAAACATacaatgattttaatttctGTTTGGTGATGAGACACTTATTTCTCTTAAATGGGTCAATTGCTTTAATGTCAAGTTATAAAGACACAACTATATTTTACGTATCAATTTTGGTTGAAGTTGGCAAGAAGGAAACATGGACTAAACTCTTTACTATTGGACCTTTACCGTCACTTTCGTTTCCTATTGGAACAAGTAATATGGGCAATATACTCTTCGAAACAAATGATGGTGAACTAGCTTGGTTtgacttaagaaccaacctgaTTGAGAAGCTTGGTGTCAACGTACAAAATCGTGATTGCCAAATAATACTTTATAAGAAAAGTCTTTCCAATAGAAGGATAAATActtag